In the genome of Hymenobacter cellulosivorans, one region contains:
- a CDS encoding beta-ketoacyl-ACP synthase III, with amino-acid sequence MKITAAITGVGSYVPDYVLTNQELEKMVDTTDEWITTRTGIKERRILKGENQGTSVMGIKAVQQLLDKTGTRAEDIDLLICATTTGDMVFPATGNIISHGVGAINAFSYDVQAACSGFLFSLATGAQFIQSGMYKKVIVVGADKMSSIVDYTDRSNCIIFGDGAGAVLLEPSTDGYGILDQVLRTDGKGEHYLYQKAGGSRRPPSAETVANREHFIYQEGATVFKFAVTNMADVAAQVMERNNLSKEDVAWLVPHQANKRIIDATANRMGVGPEKVMLNIHRYGNTTNATIPLCLADYEQQLHKGDNLVLAAFGGGFTWGSIYLKWAYDPKPDPQQA; translated from the coding sequence ATGAAAATCACTGCTGCCATAACCGGAGTTGGCTCTTACGTGCCCGACTACGTGTTGACCAATCAAGAACTCGAGAAGATGGTAGACACCACCGACGAGTGGATTACGACGCGCACTGGCATCAAGGAACGACGAATTCTGAAGGGCGAGAACCAGGGCACTTCGGTGATGGGCATCAAGGCAGTGCAGCAGTTGCTGGACAAGACGGGTACCCGCGCCGAGGACATCGACCTCCTCATTTGCGCCACCACCACCGGCGACATGGTGTTTCCAGCCACGGGCAACATTATTTCGCACGGCGTGGGGGCCATCAATGCCTTCAGCTACGACGTGCAGGCCGCCTGCTCGGGCTTTCTGTTTTCACTGGCTACCGGCGCGCAGTTCATCCAAAGCGGCATGTACAAAAAGGTCATCGTGGTAGGGGCCGACAAGATGTCGAGCATCGTGGACTACACTGACCGGTCGAACTGCATCATCTTCGGCGACGGGGCCGGGGCCGTGCTGCTCGAACCCAGCACTGACGGCTACGGTATTCTGGATCAGGTGCTGCGCACCGACGGGAAGGGAGAGCACTACCTCTACCAGAAAGCCGGAGGCTCGCGCCGCCCACCGTCGGCCGAAACCGTGGCCAATCGGGAGCATTTCATTTACCAGGAAGGCGCTACGGTGTTCAAGTTTGCCGTAACCAATATGGCCGACGTAGCCGCCCAGGTGATGGAGCGCAACAACCTCAGCAAAGAGGATGTCGCCTGGCTGGTGCCTCACCAGGCCAATAAGCGCATCATCGACGCGACGGCCAACCGCATGGGCGTGGGGCCCGAAAAGGTGATGCTCAACATTCACCGCTACGGCAACACAACCAACGCCACGATTCCGCTGTGTTTGGCCGACTACGAGCAGCAGCTCCACAAGGGCGACAACCTGGTGCTGGCCGCCTTTGGAGGCGGGTTTACCTGGGGCTCTATCTACCTGAAATGGGCCTACGACCCCAAACCTGACCCGCAACAAGCGTAA
- the plsX gene encoding phosphate acyltransferase PlsX, with protein sequence MKIALDAMGGDFAPQAAVDGAVLAAQKLAGAAQIVLIGQEDAVRPLLQQHGAAADGLILVAASQIIEMGEHPAKAYQQKQDSSIAVGYRMLHNGEVEAFCSAGNTGAMLVGAMFSVKPVSGVMRPAIANFVPKLKGGFGILLDVGANAECKPEMLEQFGELGSLYAQYVLGIDKPKVGLMNLGEEEGKGTVITQAAHQLLKVNPHIHFIGNIEGRDLFNDKADVIVCDGYTGNVVLKMAESVYDILAEKQMHDPFFDKFNYEAIGGSPILGINDNAIIGHGVSTPEAICNMLLQGYQMAKSGIADQIKDTFKS encoded by the coding sequence ATGAAGATAGCCCTGGACGCAATGGGAGGCGATTTCGCCCCCCAGGCTGCCGTGGACGGCGCCGTGCTGGCAGCCCAAAAGCTTGCCGGCGCGGCTCAGATTGTGCTCATTGGCCAGGAAGATGCCGTGCGCCCCTTGCTCCAGCAGCACGGGGCCGCGGCCGACGGCCTGATTCTCGTAGCTGCCTCGCAGATTATCGAGATGGGTGAGCACCCTGCCAAAGCCTACCAGCAAAAGCAGGATTCCAGTATAGCCGTGGGCTACCGGATGTTGCACAACGGTGAAGTGGAAGCTTTCTGCTCCGCCGGCAACACGGGTGCCATGCTCGTTGGCGCGATGTTCAGCGTGAAGCCCGTTTCGGGCGTGATGCGCCCGGCCATTGCCAACTTTGTTCCCAAGCTCAAAGGTGGCTTCGGCATCCTGCTCGACGTGGGCGCCAATGCCGAGTGTAAGCCCGAGATGCTGGAGCAGTTCGGCGAGCTAGGCTCTCTCTACGCCCAGTACGTGCTCGGCATCGACAAGCCCAAAGTGGGCTTGATGAACCTGGGTGAGGAAGAAGGCAAAGGCACCGTGATTACCCAGGCCGCGCACCAGTTGTTGAAAGTGAACCCCCATATTCATTTTATCGGCAACATCGAAGGCCGCGACCTGTTCAATGACAAAGCCGACGTGATTGTCTGCGACGGCTACACGGGCAACGTGGTGCTGAAAATGGCCGAATCGGTGTACGACATCTTGGCTGAAAAGCAGATGCACGACCCCTTCTTCGACAAGTTCAATTACGAAGCCATTGGCGGCAGCCCGATCTTGGGCATCAATGACAACGCCATTATCGGGCACGGCGTGAGCACGCCGGAAGCTATTTGCAACATGCTCCTACAGGGCTATCAAATGGCTAAATCCGGCATTGCCGACCAGATAAAAGACACTTTCAAGTCCTAG
- the rpmF gene encoding 50S ribosomal protein L32, translated as MAHPKRRQSSTRRDKRRTHDKLTPKAVTICQNTGELHLRHKAYVVDGDLYLHGKVAIKDYAPVAAAAPASDEE; from the coding sequence ATGGCACATCCTAAGCGCCGTCAATCCTCGACCCGCCGCGACAAGCGTCGCACCCACGACAAGCTGACTCCCAAAGCAGTTACCATCTGCCAGAACACGGGTGAGCTGCACCTGCGTCACAAGGCGTACGTGGTAGACGGCGACCTGTACCTGCACGGTAAAGTAGCTATCAAAGACTACGCTCCCGTAGCTGCCGCGGCTCCTGCTTCCGACGAAGAATAA
- a CDS encoding YceD family protein, with the protein MKKDSKYDLNIAKLASKTHHFAFELDHAFFEQFEQNLIQEGQLHADVNLTKTDLLITLDFHIVGTVRLICDRSLDEFDQPIDVRHSLRVRFGDQALELDDDVLQITPETQTLPIAQHLFDYIGLAIPMKKLHPRFQNEPDENPDAETKLIFTTRQPGDIEDDDEGTDPRWDALRNLN; encoded by the coding sequence GTGAAAAAGGACTCTAAATACGACTTGAACATTGCCAAGCTGGCCAGCAAAACGCACCATTTCGCGTTTGAGCTGGACCACGCTTTCTTTGAGCAGTTCGAGCAGAACCTGATCCAGGAAGGCCAGCTCCACGCCGACGTGAATCTGACCAAAACGGATCTGCTTATCACCCTGGACTTTCACATCGTGGGTACCGTGCGCCTGATCTGCGACCGGAGCCTGGATGAGTTCGACCAGCCCATCGACGTGCGCCACTCCCTGCGGGTGCGCTTCGGCGACCAGGCCCTGGAACTCGACGACGACGTGCTGCAAATCACGCCCGAAACCCAGACCTTGCCCATTGCCCAGCACTTATTCGACTACATCGGCTTGGCTATTCCCATGAAGAAGCTGCACCCGCGCTTCCAGAATGAGCCCGATGAAAATCCCGATGCCGAAACTAAGCTCATCTTCACCACCCGCCAGCCCGGCGACATTGAGGATGACGACGAAGGCACCGACCCCCGTTGGGATGCCCTGCGCAACCTCAACTAA
- a CDS encoding helix-turn-helix domain-containing protein: MTLHTPADYRTALRRLDALAAAGVEGNPALEAEFRELIVALDAYEGQLGLLPIPTLPTSLAEMIELKRQQMRLKQKELAELLEVPAGRLSQILSGKRRVTLDLAKRLYERLNIPSDFILKNA, encoded by the coding sequence ATGACTCTTCACACCCCCGCTGACTACCGCACGGCCCTACGCCGACTTGATGCGCTGGCGGCTGCGGGAGTGGAAGGCAACCCGGCGCTGGAAGCCGAGTTTCGGGAGTTGATTGTAGCCCTGGACGCTTATGAAGGCCAATTAGGGCTGCTACCCATCCCGACGCTGCCAACTTCCCTGGCCGAGATGATTGAGCTGAAGCGGCAGCAGATGCGCCTCAAGCAAAAGGAGCTGGCCGAGCTTCTGGAAGTGCCGGCCGGCCGCCTTTCCCAGATTCTGAGCGGCAAGCGCCGCGTCACGCTGGATTTGGCCAAGCGCCTGTATGAGCGGTTGAATATTCCGTCCGACTTCATTCTTAAGAACGCCTGA
- the pdxA gene encoding 4-hydroxythreonine-4-phosphate dehydrogenase PdxA, whose amino-acid sequence MNPLPRLGISVGDLAGIGPEIIYKTLLDTRLLKYCTPVVYGTATALFDDFPTEEHAAPLTFRQVRSAADIDPGKPNAVTCWDEDYTLTPGQPSAASGRAARESLLAASRDLKAGLLDGLVTAPISKENTQSDEFRYPGHTEFLTSFFDAPESLMLLASEDLRVATATGHIALKDVPGRLTKELLTTKLRILLKSLKGDFGIDKPRVAVLGLNPHAGEKGLLGSEEADVVTPVIEQLLSEGHLVYGPFPADGYFGTSQYRSFDATLALYHDQGLIPFKTIAFERGVNFTAGLSVIRTSPDHGTAYGLAGQFKADETSFREAVYMACDLIRQRQKYAGLKPLVPGPAPRGGRME is encoded by the coding sequence ATGAACCCTCTTCCCCGCCTCGGTATTTCAGTTGGCGACCTAGCCGGTATCGGGCCGGAAATCATTTATAAAACCCTGCTGGACACCCGCCTGCTCAAGTACTGCACGCCGGTGGTCTACGGCACGGCCACGGCGCTCTTCGACGACTTTCCCACCGAAGAGCACGCCGCACCCCTCACCTTTCGCCAGGTGCGCTCCGCCGCCGACATTGACCCCGGCAAGCCCAATGCCGTGACCTGCTGGGACGAAGACTACACGCTCACGCCCGGTCAGCCTTCGGCCGCCTCCGGCCGCGCCGCCCGGGAGTCGCTGCTAGCGGCCTCGCGTGACCTGAAAGCCGGCTTGCTCGACGGCCTCGTCACGGCACCCATCAGCAAGGAAAACACCCAGTCCGACGAGTTTCGCTACCCCGGCCATACCGAATTTCTGACCAGCTTCTTCGACGCTCCCGAAAGCCTGATGCTGCTGGCCAGTGAAGACCTGCGCGTGGCCACGGCCACCGGCCACATAGCCCTGAAAGACGTGCCTGGCCGCCTGACCAAGGAGCTGCTGACCACCAAGCTGCGGATTTTGCTCAAATCATTGAAAGGAGATTTTGGCATCGATAAGCCCCGGGTAGCGGTGCTCGGCCTCAACCCCCACGCCGGCGAAAAGGGTCTGCTGGGCTCGGAAGAAGCCGACGTAGTAACGCCCGTTATTGAGCAGTTGCTCAGCGAAGGCCACCTCGTCTATGGCCCCTTCCCCGCCGACGGCTACTTCGGCACCAGCCAGTACCGCTCCTTCGACGCGACCCTGGCGTTGTACCACGACCAGGGCCTGATTCCGTTCAAAACTATTGCCTTCGAGCGGGGCGTCAACTTCACGGCCGGCCTGTCGGTCATTCGCACTTCTCCCGACCATGGCACGGCCTACGGCCTGGCCGGGCAGTTCAAGGCCGATGAAACCTCGTTTCGCGAGGCCGTCTATATGGCCTGCGACCTGATCCGGCAGCGCCAGAAGTATGCAGGCCTCAAGCCGTTGGTGCCGGGTCCGGCGCCACGGGGTGGCCGGATGGAGTAG
- a CDS encoding leucyl aminopeptidase family protein translates to MSIQLATATELPQHATAVFLLPAGTKELPQSLQDLHEAARQYVADQLAADSKLITVNHFSHQHYFVVAAEKSTIHLVAEAVRKSGHQLHAQLKAAKVAELYVQDLSDHPDSTLALALVEGIALTAYQFEGYKTDEKSKEPAKLAHIHVVGTATDKELRELDGVLQGVFLARDLINMPLNKLNAEQFAERMAAAGEEAGFHTEILDLVRIEALRMGGLLAVNQGSPEPPTFTIMEYKPEGATNAKPYVLVGKGVVFDTGGLSLKPTPASMDMMKCDMSGGAAVTGVLYALAKNQVPLHVIGLVPATDNRPGGLAFAPGDVLTMYSGLTVEVLNTDAEGRLILADALAFAKKYEPEFVVDIATLTGSAARAIGKEGIVAMGTASEDQMAELKKSGNRVHERVVEFPMWEEYAEHIKSDIADINNLGKAEAGAISAGKFLERFTGGYPWVHLDIAGPAYLMAPDSYRGKGGTGTTVRLLYDFLKNRA, encoded by the coding sequence ATGTCGATTCAACTAGCCACCGCCACCGAGCTGCCCCAGCACGCTACGGCCGTCTTCCTGCTGCCCGCCGGCACCAAGGAGCTTCCCCAGTCGCTGCAGGATCTGCACGAAGCTGCCCGTCAGTACGTTGCCGATCAGCTCGCCGCTGACAGCAAGCTCATTACGGTCAACCACTTTTCCCACCAGCATTACTTTGTTGTCGCCGCCGAAAAATCGACGATTCACCTCGTTGCCGAAGCCGTGCGCAAGAGCGGCCATCAGCTCCACGCCCAGCTGAAGGCGGCCAAAGTAGCTGAGCTCTACGTGCAGGACTTGTCGGACCACCCCGATTCGACCCTGGCCCTGGCCCTAGTAGAAGGAATTGCTTTGACGGCCTACCAGTTTGAAGGCTACAAAACCGACGAGAAATCCAAGGAACCCGCCAAGCTGGCCCATATCCACGTCGTAGGCACTGCCACCGACAAGGAGCTGCGGGAGCTGGATGGTGTGCTACAGGGCGTATTCCTGGCCCGGGACCTGATCAACATGCCGCTCAACAAGCTCAATGCCGAGCAGTTTGCCGAGCGGATGGCCGCCGCGGGCGAAGAGGCCGGTTTCCATACCGAAATCCTGGATTTGGTCCGCATCGAGGCCCTGCGCATGGGCGGCCTGTTGGCCGTCAACCAAGGCAGCCCCGAGCCGCCCACGTTTACCATCATGGAGTACAAACCCGAAGGTGCCACCAACGCCAAGCCCTACGTGCTGGTCGGCAAGGGCGTAGTATTCGATACCGGCGGCCTGAGCCTGAAGCCCACCCCGGCCTCCATGGACATGATGAAGTGCGACATGTCGGGTGGGGCGGCCGTAACGGGCGTGCTCTATGCCCTGGCCAAAAACCAGGTTCCGCTCCACGTTATCGGCCTGGTGCCCGCCACCGACAACCGCCCCGGCGGCCTGGCCTTTGCCCCCGGCGACGTGCTGACCATGTACAGCGGCCTGACCGTGGAAGTGCTGAACACCGACGCTGAAGGCCGCCTTATCCTGGCCGACGCCCTGGCGTTTGCCAAGAAATACGAGCCCGAATTTGTGGTTGATATTGCTACGCTCACCGGCTCGGCCGCCCGCGCCATCGGTAAGGAAGGCATTGTGGCTATGGGCACCGCCTCGGAAGACCAGATGGCCGAGCTGAAAAAGTCCGGCAACCGGGTGCACGAGCGGGTGGTAGAATTCCCAATGTGGGAGGAATACGCCGAGCACATCAAGTCCGACATTGCCGACATCAACAACCTGGGTAAGGCTGAAGCTGGCGCCATTTCGGCCGGTAAGTTCCTGGAGCGTTTCACCGGCGGCTACCCCTGGGTCCACCTCGACATTGCCGGCCCGGCCTACCTGATGGCCCCCGACTCTTACCGCGGCAAAGGCGGCACCGGCACTACCGTACGCTTGCTCTACGACTTCCTCAAAAACCGCGCGTAG
- the rsmA gene encoding 16S rRNA (adenine(1518)-N(6)/adenine(1519)-N(6))-dimethyltransferase RsmA: protein MDHVSPKKHLGQHFLADPNIARRIVDSLRLPDGVTEVLEIGPGMGVLTGDLLKHSEYRTTVVEIDRESVDYLGRNFPALEGRILSADFLKQDLNKLFPGQPLSIIGNFPYNISSQIFFQVLAHRQQVREVVGMIQKEVADRLAEPPGSKTYGILSVLLQAFYTVEMLFTVPPHVFIPPPKVQSAVVRLTRNDTEHLGCDEKLFFQVVKQAFQTRRKTLRNALKPFGMVPEATTNPVFEKRAEQLGVADFVELTKHIEQHRVIAPPSVNNAKSRREKNVADETEEE, encoded by the coding sequence ATGGACCACGTTAGCCCCAAAAAACATTTAGGCCAGCACTTTCTGGCCGACCCCAACATCGCGCGGCGCATCGTGGATTCGTTGCGCCTGCCCGACGGCGTGACCGAAGTGCTGGAAATCGGGCCGGGCATGGGCGTGCTGACCGGCGACTTGCTCAAGCACTCCGAATACCGCACCACGGTGGTCGAAATTGACCGGGAATCGGTGGACTACCTGGGCCGCAACTTCCCCGCCCTGGAAGGCCGCATTCTGTCTGCCGACTTTCTGAAGCAGGATTTGAACAAACTGTTCCCTGGGCAGCCCTTGAGCATTATCGGCAACTTTCCCTACAACATCAGCAGCCAGATCTTCTTCCAGGTGCTGGCCCACCGGCAGCAGGTGCGCGAGGTGGTGGGCATGATTCAGAAGGAAGTGGCCGACCGGCTGGCCGAGCCGCCGGGCTCGAAAACCTACGGCATTCTGAGCGTGCTTTTGCAAGCCTTCTACACCGTGGAAATGCTCTTTACCGTGCCGCCCCACGTCTTTATTCCTCCGCCCAAGGTACAGTCGGCGGTAGTGCGGCTCACGCGCAACGACACTGAGCACCTGGGCTGCGACGAAAAGTTGTTTTTTCAGGTGGTCAAGCAGGCTTTTCAGACCCGGCGCAAAACCCTGCGCAATGCCCTGAAGCCCTTTGGCATGGTGCCCGAGGCGACCACCAACCCCGTGTTTGAAAAGCGGGCCGAACAGCTGGGCGTGGCCGATTTCGTGGAGCTGACCAAACACATCGAACAGCACCGCGTTATTGCTCCGCCGAGTGTCAACAACGCCAAGTCCCGGCGCGAAAAGAACGTTGCCGACGAAACCGAAGAAGAATAA
- a CDS encoding NAD(P)-dependent oxidoreductase yields the protein MSEPALPPEPSQPRHPAVAAQSLCLCVDEMHPSLPELLAPLGVTLHFRPDLKAAEIPAALAAEPYDGLIVRSKLRITAELLAQGPHLRYVARAGAGVDNIDEAALAAAGVTLLNAPEGNRDAVGEYTLGLLLALFRNIVRADREVRQGIWQREANRGEEIAGKVIGILGYGHMGAAFARRLSNFGCTVLAHDRNPDHLGDHNAILVSLQELQERADVLSIHIPYEASNKHFVNDELLTGFRNPIWLLNTARGEVLDHAALVRGLHSGQVRGAALDVLENEKLSTLTAAQQANLDFLQASPNVFFSPHIGGWSFQSYRRINEVLARKIGEFLRGARATR from the coding sequence ATGAGTGAACCTGCCCTGCCTCCCGAACCCAGTCAACCCCGCCACCCTGCAGTAGCTGCGCAGTCGCTTTGCCTCTGCGTGGATGAAATGCACCCGTCGTTGCCCGAATTGCTTGCGCCCCTGGGCGTGACGCTGCACTTCCGGCCCGATCTGAAAGCTGCCGAAATTCCGGCAGCCCTGGCCGCTGAGCCCTACGACGGGCTGATTGTGCGCAGCAAATTGCGCATCACGGCCGAGCTTCTGGCCCAGGGCCCGCACCTGCGCTACGTGGCCCGGGCCGGGGCCGGCGTCGATAATATCGACGAAGCTGCTTTGGCTGCGGCGGGCGTAACCTTGCTCAACGCACCCGAAGGCAACCGCGACGCGGTGGGAGAGTATACGCTGGGCCTCTTGCTGGCCCTGTTTCGCAACATCGTGCGGGCCGACCGGGAAGTGCGTCAGGGTATCTGGCAGCGCGAAGCCAACCGGGGCGAAGAAATTGCCGGTAAAGTCATTGGGATTCTGGGCTACGGCCACATGGGCGCGGCCTTCGCCCGGCGCCTGAGCAACTTTGGCTGCACCGTGCTGGCCCACGACCGGAACCCCGACCACCTGGGCGACCATAACGCCATTCTGGTGAGCCTACAGGAGCTGCAGGAGCGGGCCGATGTGCTGAGTATCCACATTCCTTACGAGGCCAGTAACAAGCACTTCGTGAATGACGAGCTGCTCACGGGTTTCCGCAACCCGATCTGGCTGCTGAACACGGCCCGGGGCGAGGTGCTCGACCACGCGGCCCTGGTCCGGGGCCTGCACAGCGGGCAGGTGCGGGGCGCGGCCCTCGATGTGCTCGAAAACGAGAAGCTTTCGACCCTGACCGCAGCGCAGCAGGCCAACCTGGACTTTCTGCAAGCGTCGCCCAACGTATTTTTTTCGCCCCACATCGGAGGCTGGAGCTTTCAGTCGTACCGGCGTATAAATGAGGTGCTGGCCCGTAAAATCGGAGAATTTCTGCGCGGCGCCCGAGCGACCCGCTAG
- the greA gene encoding transcription elongation factor GreA — MATVNYYTPEGLQKLKDELQDLKIRGRAKAAEDLREARDKGDLSENAEYDAAKEAQGLLELKISKLEEIVGNARVIDDTNMDVTKVLILSKVKLKNLKNNMILDYLLVAEEEANLAAGKISVKSPIGKGLLGKSAGDTAEITVPAGKLQFQILEVSR; from the coding sequence ATGGCTACCGTAAATTACTATACCCCCGAAGGCCTGCAAAAGCTCAAAGACGAGTTGCAGGACCTCAAAATCCGCGGCCGGGCCAAAGCAGCTGAGGACCTACGCGAAGCCCGCGACAAAGGCGACCTGAGCGAAAATGCCGAGTACGATGCCGCCAAAGAAGCACAGGGCCTGCTAGAACTGAAAATCTCCAAGCTGGAAGAAATCGTTGGTAACGCCCGCGTTATCGACGACACCAACATGGACGTGACCAAGGTGTTGATCCTGAGTAAAGTAAAGCTCAAGAATCTGAAGAATAACATGATTCTCGATTACCTGCTCGTGGCCGAGGAAGAAGCTAACCTGGCCGCGGGCAAGATTTCGGTGAAGTCGCCCATCGGCAAAGGCCTGCTCGGCAAATCCGCCGGCGACACGGCTGAAATCACCGTACCCGCCGGAAAGCTGCAGTTCCAGATTCTGGAAGTAAGCCGCTAA
- a CDS encoding nuclease A inhibitor family protein, whose protein sequence is MPSIFSRIVSGELPAYKVAEDEHHLAFLDITPLVEGHTLVIPKREVDYIFDMAPEELAALHQFAQRVAKGVKQAVPCRRIGVAVIGLEVPHAHIHLIPMTKVADMNFANPKIKVEERRMNELAAAISAQVPAGGGAKAGTEVKPLASKAERETTETNETTSTSAVNTATDPTAQQLRNLTQGLQFVSESDAPLEVVSLAAPAGAVTDAELLELTGQPAGTKVETVDLMHFLRNHTADDGVLGDPALSNRYKALQMFMKQELDETKVYRVGTGPQVQAYALGRTSDGKLAGFKTVLTET, encoded by the coding sequence ATGCCTTCGATATTCTCCCGCATTGTTTCGGGCGAGCTGCCCGCTTATAAAGTTGCCGAGGACGAGCACCACCTGGCTTTTCTCGACATCACGCCGCTGGTGGAAGGCCACACGCTGGTGATTCCCAAGCGGGAGGTGGACTATATTTTCGACATGGCGCCCGAGGAGCTGGCCGCTTTGCACCAGTTTGCCCAGCGCGTGGCCAAGGGCGTGAAGCAAGCCGTGCCCTGCCGGCGGATAGGCGTAGCCGTTATCGGCCTGGAAGTCCCCCACGCCCACATCCACTTGATTCCGATGACCAAGGTGGCAGATATGAACTTTGCCAATCCTAAAATCAAGGTGGAGGAGCGGCGCATGAACGAGCTGGCCGCCGCCATCAGTGCTCAGGTGCCTGCGGGCGGTGGTGCCAAGGCTGGTACCGAGGTAAAGCCCCTGGCCAGCAAAGCCGAGCGGGAAACCACAGAAACCAACGAAACGACAAGCACCAGTGCGGTCAATACTGCAACTGACCCCACGGCTCAGCAGCTGCGGAATCTAACGCAGGGACTGCAGTTTGTCAGTGAGTCGGATGCGCCGCTGGAGGTCGTCAGCCTCGCAGCTCCGGCAGGCGCTGTGACGGATGCTGAATTGCTTGAGCTTACCGGTCAGCCGGCCGGTACCAAGGTCGAAACCGTGGACCTGATGCACTTTCTGCGCAACCACACGGCCGACGATGGAGTGCTGGGCGACCCAGCTCTTTCGAACCGCTATAAAGCCCTGCAGATGTTTATGAAGCAGGAGCTGGACGAAACCAAGGTGTACCGCGTGGGCACCGGCCCGCAGGTGCAAGCATACGCCCTGGGCCGCACCTCCGACGGCAAGCTGGCCGGCTTCAAAACGGTACTGACCGAAACCTAA
- a CDS encoding slipin family protein, which produces MERQQTIDMRTKTVDLEQQETITKDSVTIKVNAVLWFRVVDPAAAIIKVANFNQAVYQLSVTALRNIIGQHQLDEVLKERQQINATLQGLVDAATEPWGVKIEMVEIKDVEIPESMQRAMAREAEAIREKRARIIKAEAELEASIKLTQGARQMEESPIALELRRLQMLSEIGIDNNTTTIVMVPSEFTQAAKSLTQLAGKS; this is translated from the coding sequence ATCGAGCGGCAGCAAACCATCGACATGCGCACCAAAACCGTGGACCTGGAGCAGCAGGAAACCATTACTAAGGACAGCGTGACTATCAAGGTGAATGCCGTGCTCTGGTTTCGGGTGGTGGATCCGGCCGCGGCCATTATCAAAGTGGCCAACTTCAACCAGGCTGTGTACCAGCTTTCCGTCACGGCCCTGCGCAACATCATCGGGCAGCACCAGCTGGATGAGGTGCTCAAAGAACGCCAGCAGATTAATGCCACGTTGCAGGGCTTGGTGGATGCTGCCACAGAGCCCTGGGGCGTCAAGATTGAAATGGTGGAAATCAAGGACGTGGAAATTCCCGAATCCATGCAGCGGGCCATGGCCCGGGAGGCCGAAGCCATCCGCGAAAAGCGGGCCCGTATCATCAAGGCCGAGGCCGAGCTCGAAGCCAGCATCAAGCTCACCCAGGGGGCCCGGCAGATGGAGGAAAGCCCTATTGCCCTGGAGCTGCGCCGCTTGCAGATGCTCTCCGAAATCGGTATCGACAATAATACCACGACCATCGTGATGGTGCCTTCGGAGTTTACCCAGGCCGCCAAAAGCCTGACCCAGCTGGCGGGAAAAAGTTAA